A single genomic interval of Musa acuminata AAA Group cultivar baxijiao chromosome BXJ3-4, Cavendish_Baxijiao_AAA, whole genome shotgun sequence harbors:
- the LOC103981932 gene encoding uncharacterized protein LOC103981932 yields the protein MGSLFEILQKKRFLPTMPYQDDLPTFQAQKDTHLIGLRKRISSYSVKIQPLSTASSDWVFRKSKSMSSIGEFAGGPLRRWWDRWWGWVLSRKPAFAQDIEMNEEETALLGCRSKGSWQHIFYKLRSEARKLVRSNTTLPTTQGFRYDSFSYAQNFDDGKREEQ from the coding sequence ATGGGCTCCTTGTTTGAAATTCTCCAAAAGAAAAGGTTCTTGCCCACCATGCCTTACCAGGATGACCTCCCCACCTTCCAAGCCCAGAAGGACACCCATCTCATAGGCCTAAGGAAGAGGATCTCCTCCTACTCGGTCAAGATCCAGCCCCTGTCCACAGCCTCCTCCGACTGGGTCTTCAGGAAGTCTAAGTCCATGTCGTCCATCGGCGAGTTCGCCGGCGGCCCTCTGAGGAGGTGGTGGGATCGGTGGTGGGGGTGGGTCCTTTCCAGGAAGCCGGCGTTCGCGCAGGACATTGAGATGAACGAGGAGGAGACAGCCCTGCTCGGGTGCCGCAGCAAGGGCAGCTGGCAGCACATCTTCTACAAGCTGCGCTCGGAGGCCAGGAAGCTCGTGCGATCCAACACTACTCTTCCGACCACGCAGGGATTTAGGTATGACTCGTTCAGCTATGCGCAAAACTTCGACGACGGGAAGCGAGAAGAGCAATGA